The sequence below is a genomic window from Draconibacterium halophilum.
TCCTAATCGTAAAGGGATATTTGATTGATAGCGAATTGTGAAATTTTTGCTGGCCAACTGAATGTTATTCTTCACACAGTGCTCATAAAATACCTTTATCATTCCCTTTAGCAAACGCATACCTCCATAATAACCGGCAAAGTTAATGTCTTCAACCAGCGATTGCATGTCTTTGTATGTTGTAATATCCAGGCGCTGTGGCTTAATTTCTAACTCGGGGGTCTGATAGAGCTGAACATTTGCCATAAAATTGGAGAATACAAAGGCGATGGTTTTGCCATAATATCCATCCGATGGATTGCCAATAACAGCCGCTCTGGGGTATGAAAAGGTTTCAATTATCATTCAGGTTATTCTTTTTGATGCGTAAAACTAATACTTTTTTATTTTCTTACGAATTTAGAATCACCCGTTAAACAAATAAAATAAAGCCTTTTTGGGTTAAGATCTCTATAACCTGAAATTTTAAGGGGGAACAAAAAGGGTTTAATATATCGCCAATCTGTTGTTTTGGATTCGGCAAAAATCCCGGCAAACCAGCCGGTAATTTCTTTATAAAATAGATTTATAAATAAGTTAAACGAGTACCACAATTATTGCAAATATCAGTCCGGCGAGAGCCACCTAACTACCTGTAGTTAAAATGTGTGCCTGATGACACTTTCAGATCATTTCTTCTTCATTTTTTTAAACCACATGTATTCTCCTTTATTATAATACTGGTTTTCCAGCTCGGGATTTATTTCTAATTCATCCGATGTGTAAGGTTTGTGCGGAACAAGAACATCGTCTCCGGGTTGCCAATTTAATGGGGTAAGCACATTTTCTTTTTGTGTAAGTTGCAGTGCTTCAACCGTTCTTATTATTTCATTCATATTTCTTCCCACACTCATCGGATAAAAAGTAATGGCTTGGATAATGTTATCCGGATCAATAATAAATACACCTCTCACGTCTCTTTTGTCATTTGAGGAGTGATGCAACATTCCGTATTTTTTCGAAACTTCTCCTGAAAGATCAGCTACAATTGGGTATTCTATTTGGGTGGCTACATTTTCTTCCTTCAACACTCTTTCCATAAATTCTTTCCACAGTAAATGTCTTTCAACTTCATCAATTGATACTACGGCTATTTTTACGCCCAGCGAATCCAGTTTCTTTTGACTTCGGGCCAATCCGCATAATTCAGAAGTACAAACAGCTGTAAAATCCAGTGGGTGGCTAAATAATATTTTCCAGTTAGTCCCAAAATCTTCGGGAAAGTTTAATATTCCATTTGTTGATTTTTCGGTAAAAGAAGGAGCTTTATCTCCAATTAACGGCATCGGATTCTTTTTTGACCAACTTGTTATCGAAAAAAGTACTATCAAAACTGTTAATGCAAATTGCTTCATAATTTTAGTGATTAATTTGTTTAAAAAGTTGTCAAAATAACATCGTTACTAGTTAGTAACATATTTTTAAAATGAAGGTTCGTTAACAGATTGTTATTTGCCAAATTATGGCGGAATAAGTGAATTTCAGTTCGGTCCTTTCCAAAAAAAATGATTATCAGAGGCTGTAAAAACCGCGTATTTTGAATTGTATGACCTTTTTGGTATTTCACGAAAAAATAAAAGCGCTTAAAATCAGGCTTTTGCAGCGGTCTGTATTTTTTGTTCTTGATAAAGTCTCACTTCTATTTCAACTAAGTTACTTTCTATATAAAATATACAAAAATGAATTAATACTTAGTTACAGCACTTTAGGAATCAGGATATCTTTGTCCGTGCTTCCCCAGAAACCAAAATCGTTAATAAGCGCGTCCTTGTCTTCTGCTCGTAACTCGACAATATCGTTTTGTATGGCTTTTAGCAGGCCGCTGGTAATCACCACATCGGCACCTTTCTGCAACTGCTTTTTCATTTTGCTAAAATAGGCACTGGCTGCCATTATTCGGGAGTGGGTTCCAATCTAATGTCGCCATTAGTGACAATACGGTTTCCGTGCATAATCAGCGAAACACCGCCCTGATGTCCTTCAGGATAAATATCAACGAAGGCCATTACGTCCAATCCATGGTTTTGAAAATAACCGGATGATGTAAGTTTAAATTCCTGTGCGTTGAGGTTGTTAATGCTGATTACTAACAGAAAATAGAAAAGGAATGAAAGTTTCTTCATGATTCAGATTTTAGGTTATTGGTTTATTATTTTAATGAGATTTATTGATTTTTCCTGCTAAACAAATTTTAAAAAAAATGTACATGGTACAATAAGTGTGTTTGTAACTAAAAATGTATTGAGCTTAGGAATTTTAAATTTAAATATGAACAGATCATATGTTTTGAATTGAAAATTCATATTGTATGTGTTACGAATAGTTGCAATAGTTAATAGTTTGTATGTGATTTAATATGCATTAATACAGCATGTTAGAGTCTGTTATTGATAGATGTGTGAATGGTGTGTTTTCCTGTTTGTAGGGCAAATAAAGTTTTTTGGGGGTTTACTTAAATGCTGTTTTTGTGCTCTTTACTGAGTTGGATTTATCTAAACTTAAAACTAAAATATCTAAAATTATAAATCGCTATTTTGCTAATAATGTAATTTTAACAATTACTAACAAACGATCATTCAAACTTAAATAAGATGGACTTTAAAAAACTATTATCGTTAGCCGTAATTCTTACGAACACAAATTTCGCTTGTGATTTCCGATTATTCAGTATTGTTGGAAAAGTGATTCAAATACATAGGTTTAATTCGTTCATATTGTCGTTCACCTGATTCGCTCTGTTGGAGGGTATTGCATACACTATACAAGCATTGTGCAAATTATGTATGTTTAATGAAGTAGAATGAAAGATAGTGATTGCAACTTTTCGGATCGAATTGATTGCTACTGTTTTCCTGAAAATTTCATTAAGCACCAAAGTTTAAAAAGATTTAGTTGAACACACGATGGAAAGTTAGTGATGCATAGGATCCTATCATCAGATAAAACTCAGAATGAATGAAAATATAACTAAGAGGTTGGAGGCCATTTAGAGGGTGTATTCCGCCTGTATAAATAACCGCTATCGTCTTAGATTTAATTACAATTTATTAATCAAAACTATTTATTTATGAAAAAAGGCAAATTATTTCAGGTTGCACTAGTGATGCTACCTATGATGCTCCTAACACTCTGGGGTATTGGACAAAACATCAATTTGCAGGGTACTGTAGTTGATGATTCCGGAAGTCCACTTCCGGGCGTTACCATTGTTGTAAAAGGGACCACGCAAGGAACGATTTCAGACACCGATGGAAATTACTCTTTTTCAGAAGTTCCGGATGATGCTACACTTGTATTTTCTTTTATAGGAATGAGCACTCAGGAAATTTTGGTGGATGGGAAAAGCACGATTAATGTTACCATGAAAGAAGAGGCAATTGGTATTAATGAAGTCGTTGCAATTGGTTATGGGGTTCAAAAGAAAAAGTTAACCACAGGTGCCAATATTAATGTTGGTTCCGATGATCTCGTTCAGCAAAGTACAAGTGAAGCACTTGAAGCCATTCAAAGCCAGGCTCCCGGGGTTAATATTGTTCAGAATTCCGGTATGCCCGGAGAAGGATTTAAAGTAAATATTCGTGGCCTGGGTACAATTGGTAATTCTCAGCCATTATATGTAATTGATGGGGTTGCAGGAGGGAATATAAATAATCTGAGTCCTGCCGACATTGAGTCGATTGACATTCTTAAAGATGCTGCTTCGGCTGCAATTTACGGTTCGCGTGCAGCCAATGGTGTAATTTTGGTTACTACAAAGCAAGGTCGCAGTGGCGATACGCAGATAAGCTATGACGGTTATTATGGATTTCAGCAAATAGAAAATCTGGAACAGCCACTCAATGCGCAGCAGTTTATGGATATTTATAATGAAGAAAGAGTTGTTTCCGGTAGAGATGCGATAGACTTTGCAAGTGCAATTCCCGATTTGTATCAGAAAATACAAAGTGGGCAATGGGATGGTACCAATTGGTTAGACGAGGCATATAATAAAAATGCGCCAATACAGAACCATGCGCTAAATATAAGCGGTGGTTCTGCACAATCTGTTTTTTCAATGGGATTCTCTTATACTTCTCAGGAAGGTGTTTTGGGTAAGCCGGTTGAACCTAACTACGAAAGATACACTGCGAGGTTAAACAGCGACCATTTAATTTACAGGAAAAATGATCTTGATATAATAAAAATAGGTCAAACCTTCAATTATAGTTACAGCAAAAGAGCCGGTATTGCCATTGGCGGAATGTATTATAATGATGTACGTAACTTGTTGGTAGGAAATCCTCTGGTTCCAATTTATAACGATGAGGGTGAATATTACGCCGCTGATGATTTGGCAGCCTCAGGTTTGGCCGGTTTATCATCGAGGCTCTATAATCCCATTGCGCAGATGCATCTGAACAGAGGGATGAATGAATCCCGAAACTATAACATCAACAGCAATGCCTATTTGGAAATTCAGCCGATAAGAGATTTAGTATTCAGAAGCAGTTATGGATACCGGTATAATGGGAATAGTTATCGCAGCTATCAGCCGGCTTACAATCTCGCAGGAGACGTATCCTTAAGTCCTGGCCGCATCGTGCAGTCTTCAGGAAACGGACACAGCTGGACTTTTGAAAATACCTTGAATTACAGGTTTAATTCGGGCGATCACAATTTCGATGTTCTTGTGGGCCAGTCTTTGGAGAAATGGGGTTTGGGAACAAATATGAGTGCAACAAACGCCAATCCAACATTTATTGGTTTTGAGCATGCATACCTGGACAATACCGATGGATTAACTACTGGTGTTACTAGTATTTCGGGCGGCCCGCTTGGCAGAGGTCAGCTTGCTTCTTTCTTTGGAAGGATAAATTACGACTACGCCGAAAAGTATTTGTTAACCCTGGTAATGAGAGCTGATGGTTCTTCTAATTTTGCAAGAGGAAATCGTTGGGGGTACTTTCCATCTGTTTCAGCAGGCTGGGTAATGACAGAGGAACAATTTCTGCAAAATAATGGTTTTGTAGATTTTCTGAAATTGAGAGTTAGCTGGGGACAAAACGGTAATTCCGAAATCGACCCATTCCAGTATTTAGCACTCGTTGGATTCGATAAAGACAACAATTACCGCTTTGGTAGCAACCGAGACGTGATGCAGTTGGGGGGTATCCATCGATATTACCTAATCCCGATGTTAGCTGGGAAACTTCAGAGCAGTTGAATATTGGTGTGGATGCAAATTTTTTCAATTCACGACTTCAGCTGGTTACTGACTATTACAAAAAAACAACAAAAGACTGGTTAGTTCGTCAACCATTACCTGCAATTTTTGGGGCACAGGCTCCTTATTATAATGGTGGAGATATTGTGAACAAAGGGGTAGAGCTTTCAGTGCGGTGGAATGATCGTATTGGTGAATTTAGCTACGGGGCACATTTTAACATCGCCAAAAATAAAAATGAAGTTACCCGATTGGGTAATGCAAGCGGATTTATACAAAGTGACGGAAGCATAATTTCACAGGGAACGGATCCTGTGTGGCGTGTTGAAACCGGATTTCCCGTAGGTTATTTTTATGGTTACAAAACAGCCGGAATATTCCAAAATCAGACAGAAATTGATAACTGGACAAATGGTTTTTTGCAAGAAAGCCCACAACCTGGTGATGTGATTTTTGTAGACACTAATGGTGATGATACTGTAACTCCCGATGATAAAACAATGATTGGTAACCCTCATCCTGATTTTAGAATAGGATTTGGAATGAACTTTGAATACAAAGGGTTTGATTTCGCTGTTACAGCCAAAGGTGCATTCGGTCATCAGATTTTAAAATCGTACCGCTCATTTGCCGACAA
It includes:
- a CDS encoding SusC/RagA family TonB-linked outer membrane protein codes for the protein MDANFFNSRLQLVTDYYKKTTKDWLVRQPLPAIFGAQAPYYNGGDIVNKGVELSVRWNDRIGEFSYGAHFNIAKNKNEVTRLGNASGFIQSDGSIISQGTDPVWRVETGFPVGYFYGYKTAGIFQNQTEIDNWTNGFLQESPQPGDVIFVDTNGDDTVTPDDKTMIGNPHPDFRIGFGMNFEYKGFDFAVTAKGAFGHQILKSYRSFADNEFHNYTDRILTRWNGEGTSNLLPRLTAGNTTNRINISEIYIEDGDFVKIQNVTLGYDFKKLMPNVPLGQARLYVTARNLFTFTNYSGMDPEVGYGNEQPFVSGIDLGFYPSPRSYMIGVNLKF
- a CDS encoding SusC/RagA family TonB-linked outer membrane protein encodes the protein MKKGKLFQVALVMLPMMLLTLWGIGQNINLQGTVVDDSGSPLPGVTIVVKGTTQGTISDTDGNYSFSEVPDDATLVFSFIGMSTQEILVDGKSTINVTMKEEAIGINEVVAIGYGVQKKKLTTGANINVGSDDLVQQSTSEALEAIQSQAPGVNIVQNSGMPGEGFKVNIRGLGTIGNSQPLYVIDGVAGGNINNLSPADIESIDILKDAASAAIYGSRAANGVILVTTKQGRSGDTQISYDGYYGFQQIENLEQPLNAQQFMDIYNEERVVSGRDAIDFASAIPDLYQKIQSGQWDGTNWLDEAYNKNAPIQNHALNISGGSAQSVFSMGFSYTSQEGVLGKPVEPNYERYTARLNSDHLIYRKNDLDIIKIGQTFNYSYSKRAGIAIGGMYYNDVRNLLVGNPLVPIYNDEGEYYAADDLAASGLAGLSSRLYNPIAQMHLNRGMNESRNYNINSNAYLEIQPIRDLVFRSSYGYRYNGNSYRSYQPAYNLAGDVSLSPGRIVQSSGNGHSWTFENTLNYRFNSGDHNFDVLVGQSLEKWGLGTNMSATNANPTFIGFEHAYLDNTDGLTTGVTSISGGPLGRGQLASFFGRINYDYAEKYLLTLVMRADGSSNFARGNRWGYFPSVSAGWVMTEEQFLQNNGFVDFLKLRVSWGQNGNSEIDPFQYLALVGFDKDNNYRFGSNRDVMQLGGIHRYYLIPMLAGKLQSS
- a CDS encoding peroxiredoxin, giving the protein MKQFALTVLIVLFSITSWSKKNPMPLIGDKAPSFTEKSTNGILNFPEDFGTNWKILFSHPLDFTAVCTSELCGLARSQKKLDSLGVKIAVVSIDEVERHLLWKEFMERVLKEENVATQIEYPIVADLSGEVSKKYGMLHHSSNDKRDVRGVFIIDPDNIIQAITFYPMSVGRNMNEIIRTVEALQLTQKENVLTPLNWQPGDDVLVPHKPYTSDELEINPELENQYYNKGEYMWFKKMKKK